The genomic region GGGTCCCTTGATAGAGCCGGTGTTGACCAAGACGCTCAGCGCCAGGCTCGGCGACACTGTCATGTGTGAGGCAGGGGTTACGGCCAATGTATTGCTCTGGGTCAGGCCCAAGATGTTTTACAACCCCCATATGCGCAATTTCTACGGCACCATCAATGCCACCATTTATACCGGGAGCGGCAGGGCCATCGCGAGCTATACTGGTGAATCGCGCCTGAGCGGCGACCTGGACATCCTGCCAGCCAATACGGTGCAGGCAACATATGATCTCGCAATCCAGCAGGTGGCAGACAAGATAAAGGCCGATCCTGTCATCACGCGGCTGATTGATGAAGGGCTGCCAGATAGCGAATCGTATACACCCTGTGCCATGATTGCGATATTGCCAGGCCTGAAAAAGCCATAGAACACCTGATCCTTGCGTAGCGCTTCGCTCGCGCTACGCAAGATAACGTATGGCGTCGTGCGGTGGCGCCAGGCTATATTGCCTCTCATCCTGACCGAGTAGGGAGGCAAGCATTGCATGACCACATCCGTTTAAACTGCTGCCATGCCGCAGCATTCTGCCAGGGCCGCTTCCCAGGTGCCTGTCGGATTTGCAATTGTGGCGATCATTCTGGTTGCCGTTGCCTTGCGTCCCGGCATTGTTTCCATCGGCCCTTTGCTGCCTGCCATCATTGATGAGTTTCAGCTTTCCCACAGCACGGCTTCACTGCTGACTACCATTCCCGACCTGCTGATGGGCTTGCTTGCCCTGCCTACACCGTGGCTGGCGCGGCGATATGGGCGTGACCCCGTTCTGTTGCTGGCCTTGCTATTGCTGTGCGTGGCGATCGCGGCGCGCGCGTTCTCCCGAAGTGTGGACATGTTGCTGCTGAGCACCGCCGGGGTGGGGGCCGGCATTGCGGTAGCCGGTGCGCTGATCGCAGGCTACATCAAGGGAAATTTCCCGCACAAGGCGGCGATGGTCATGGGTATCTACGCGACAGCACTCTCTTTCGGCAGCACCTTATCTGCTGCGGTCTCTGGCCCTGTGGCCATGCACTCCGCTGCCGGGTGGCGCATGGGAGCCGGGATGTGGAGCCTGTGCGCCGCCATTGGCCTGCTTTGCTGGCTGGGGATCGCGAGACTAGAGCGCGGGCGCGCGCATGCGGCGAGCCACCCGGTGCGGTTGCCGTGGGGTAATCGCACCGCCTGGCTGGTGGCCCTGTTTTTTGCCGCCGACAATTTTTTGTTCTATGCCGTGCTGTCATGGACGGCTCCCATGTATATAGAACATGGCAGCTCGCCTGCTGTTGCAGGCTTCATTCTCGCGACCTTTACCACGGTATTCATGATATCCAATCCTATCCTGGGCGCCATCAGCAAATCCACGGATAGACGTGGCCTGCTTGCGGCCTGTGCTGCGCTAGCCGTTATTGGCTTGCTATTGATTGCGATGGTGCCCACCTGGGCGCCATTCATCAGCATTGCCATTTGTGCGTTCGGCCTGGGGGGAGCATTCACCCTGGGCATGACACTGCCTTTGGATAATACGCATAGCGTGGATGAGGCTAACGCCTGGAATGCTTTTGTGCTGACGGTAGGGTACCTGATTGCGGCTGCCGGGCCATTGTCCGTGGGATTCCTGCGGGATTTGACGCAGAACTTCCATATGTCGAGCTGGTTGTTGGTGCTGGTGGCCATGGTCATGCTGCTGCTTACCCCATTGTTGAGGCCCCATCAACCCGGAGGATAGCTTTCCGCCTTGTGAGGTTGAGTTAGCCTGTGTTCAACCGCATAATCCTCGATACGGTCAGGTCGCGATGATCGGCCGATCATACGGATAAGTGCAGGAGGGATAAATGGTTAAAACCGTGGTGGCTGTCTGGCTGGGCAGTGCATTGATGCTTTCCGCAACGGCCTCAGGGCACGAGTTGAAGGTGGTGCAAGGCTTCAACAACCCGGAGTCCGTGCTCGCAGACAGGGCAGGCAGGGTATTTGTTTCCGAGATCGGCGAATTCGACCAGGACGGCGACGGACAGATCAGCGTGATCGAGCCGGATGGCCAGCGCCGCGTATTGGCGAGCGGCATGAACGACCCCAAGGGGCTGGCCCTGATCGGAAGGGATCTGTATGTCACTGACAAGGACCGGATACTCAAAGTGGATGGGGATGGACAATGGGAGGTTCTGGTCGATAAAAGCGCGTTCCCTGTCTCCCCCCGTTTCCTCAATGACCTGGAGCCTGATTACGAGGGGAAGTATCTCTATGTGAGTGACAGTGGCGATATCGCCAACCAGGGCGGCACCAGCGGCGCGATATACCGGGTTATTCTTGCCACCAACAAGGTCGAGACCGTGATCAGCCATCAAATGGATG from Methylobacillus flagellatus KT harbors:
- a CDS encoding MFS transporter, translated to MPQHSARAASQVPVGFAIVAIILVAVALRPGIVSIGPLLPAIIDEFQLSHSTASLLTTIPDLLMGLLALPTPWLARRYGRDPVLLLALLLLCVAIAARAFSRSVDMLLLSTAGVGAGIAVAGALIAGYIKGNFPHKAAMVMGIYATALSFGSTLSAAVSGPVAMHSAAGWRMGAGMWSLCAAIGLLCWLGIARLERGRAHAASHPVRLPWGNRTAWLVALFFAADNFLFYAVLSWTAPMYIEHGSSPAVAGFILATFTTVFMISNPILGAISKSTDRRGLLAACAALAVIGLLLIAMVPTWAPFISIAICAFGLGGAFTLGMTLPLDNTHSVDEANAWNAFVLTVGYLIAAAGPLSVGFLRDLTQNFHMSSWLLVLVAMVMLLLTPLLRPHQPGG
- a CDS encoding SMP-30/gluconolactonase/LRE family protein; translated protein: MVKTVVAVWLGSALMLSATASGHELKVVQGFNNPESVLADRAGRVFVSEIGEFDQDGDGQISVIEPDGQRRVLASGMNDPKGLALIGRDLYVTDKDRILKVDGDGQWEVLVDKSAFPVSPRFLNDLEPDYEGKYLYVSDSGDIANQGGTSGAIYRVILATNKVETVISHQMDDRIKAPNGLWMDDTGEVLIFADFARGVLYKLDLLNRHLIELATGLGSSDGVAMGANRKLYVSDYVGGKVFSLNMEDEVALEHEGFQSAADIGVTPDGKILLVPDMKAGTVTWLHLH